The proteins below come from a single Panicum hallii strain FIL2 chromosome 7, PHallii_v3.1, whole genome shotgun sequence genomic window:
- the LOC112901099 gene encoding pumilio homolog 4-like isoform X2 has protein sequence MAPFGDGGGDGEAGRAWDPLRSGSAPPTMEGAAAAVAVAAEGMFGGGGSGASFFSGMDGLGFGARLDEVSRRRGAAGAQEHFGNSASLSVGPPGLLLNGPGDLDEQQFRKGIVHNGGAMANYSTFDMRSLWTDMDPDNAEYRRNVQNRFMSNIQKMNVNRDLNASYMSDSDLSDALSGLKLSNNRVMDEWNHGDELLDELLKRQRDFCTKIGDDNQRPLVGNVFGSPRSDLRLPPIYGDGILRRQTSALDGSNVSRMSRHHLKDVDHLSLAEQLAMMRSGNLPRGVNLSRNTAMSNMINPMNNRYNNISTRDLDYVRNRRAFLEDLLAQEYLQDDNLLYNDSGIYHDEPRFPRARMQRSGSHFHPNPGNIQSHGDRQSRLFSFNRKATFRNIGSQFYHDNTLANYLDVPSLDNADRNGADSVDLVDVLGHVKEVSMDQYGSRFIQQKLENASPDEREKIFPEILSNAIALTTDVFGNYVIQKFFEFATESQLIQLADQLEGHILQLSLQMYGCRVVQKVLEVVDMDRKINIVHELKNSVLKCIGDQNGNHVIQKCIECVPEDRIPFVIEPILSQILVLCTHQYGCRVIQHVLDHGKPEERSSIIQKLSGQVVILSKQKFASNVIEKCLANGTPEERDSFIGEIISSGQTFQELMKDQFGNYVVQRVLQTCDDKYLEMILSSIKLHLSELKNYTYGKHIVARVEKLIVTGEKRARMVSQSSQQQQSPICTAVDAL, from the exons atggcTCCCTTCGGCGACGGCGGTGGGGATGGCGAGGCGGGGCGGGCTTGGGACCCGCTGCGCAGCGGCAGCGCGCCTCCGACGAtggagggcgcggcggcggcggtggcggtggcggcggagggtatgtttggcggcggcggcagcggggcgTCGTTCTTCTCCGGGATGGACGGGCTCGGGTTCGGCGCGAGGCTCGACGAGGTCAGCAGGCGCCGCGGGGCCGCCGGAGCGCAG GAACATTTTGGTAATTCTGCATCTTTATCTGTGGGACCACCAGGCCTCCTGCTTAATGGTCCAGGAGACTTGGATGAGCAGCAGTTTCGAAAGGGCATAGTTCATAACGGTGGTGCTATGGCGAACTACTCTACATTTGATATGCGTTCCCTTTGGACAGACATGGATCCAGACAATGCTGAATATCGCAGAAATGTCCAGAATCGCTTCATGTCGAACATACAGAAAATGAATGTCAATAGGGATCTTAATGCTTCCTACATGTCTGATTCTGACCTTTCAGATGCTTTATCTGGGTTGAAGCTGTCTAATAATAGAGTAATGGATGAATGGAATCATGGCGATGAGCTTCTAGATGAACTACTCAAGCGTCAAAGAGATTTCTGTACTAAAATTGGTGATGATAACCAAAGACCTTTGGTTGGTAATGTTTTTGGCTCACCTAGGTCGGATTTGCGTCTGCCACCAATATATGGAGATGGTATTTTACGCAGGCAGACCAGTGCATTAGATGGTTCCAATGTTTCAAGGATGAGTCGCCATCACTTGAAGGATGTTGATCACTTATCTTTGGCTGAACAGCTAGCTATGATGCGATCTGGCAACTTGCCTAGAGGAGTTAATCTTTCTCGCAACACAGCTATGTCTAATATGATCAACCCCATGAACAATAGATACAATAACATTAGCACTAGAGACTTGGATTATGTTAGGAATCGAAGGGCGTTCCTTGAGGATCTACTTGCGCAAGAATATCTGCAGGATGATAATCTATTGTATAATGATAGCGGGATCTATCATGATGAGCCTCGTTTTCCCCGTGCAAGAATGCAAAGATCTGGATCCCATTTTCATCCCAACCCGGGGAACATCCAATCTCATGGTGATAGGCAATCAAGGCTATTTTCCTTTAACAGAAAGGCAACTTTTAGAAATATTGGATCACAGTTCTATCACGATAATACATTAGCAAACTACCTGGATGTGCCTTCTTTGGATAATGCAGATAGAAATGGTGCTGATTCAGTGGATCTGGTTGATGTACTGGGCCATGTCAAGGAAGTTAG TATGGATCAATATGGGAGCCGGTTTATTCAGCAAAAACTTGAAAATGCATCACCTGATGAAAGGGAGAAAATATTCCCAGAGATATTATCCAATGCAATTGCTCTAACAACTGATGTTTTTGGCAATTATGTTATCCAGAAG TTTTTCGAGTTCGCTACAGAAAGTCAATTAATCCAATTGGCAGATCAGCTCGAAGGTCACATTTTGCAACTCAGCCTCCAGATGTATGGTTGCAGAGTAGTTCAGAAG GTTTTGGAAGTAGTTGACATGGATCGGAAGATCAATATTGTTCATGAGCTCAAGAATTCTGTTCTGAAATGTATTGGTGATCAGAATGGTAACCATGTCATCCAGAAATGCATTGAGTGTGTTCCTGAAGACCGTATTCCATTTGTTATTGAGCCTATTCTTTCACAAATTCTTGTTCTTTGTACCCATCAATATGGCTGCAGAGTTATTCAG CATGTTTTGGACCACGGGAAGCCAGAAGAGCGTTCATCCATTATTCAAAAGCTCTCTGGACAAGTGGTGATCTTGAGCAAGCAAAAGTTTGCTTCCAATGTCATTGAGAAATGTTTGGCTAATGGAACTCCTGAAGAACGTGATAGCTTTATTGGAGAAATCATTTCTTCTGGTCAAACATTTCAG GAATTGATGAAAGATCAGTTTGGTAACTATGTTGTACAGAGAGTCCTTCAGACTTGTGATGACAAGTACCTAGAGATGATCCTTTCAAGCATCAAGTTACACTTGAGTGAGCTGAAGAATTACACATACGGGAAGCATATTGTTGCACGTGTTGAGAAGCTAATTGTTACAGGAG AGAAACGTGCAAGGATGGTGTCCCAGAGTTCCCAACAACAGCAGTCTCCGATCTGTACAGCTGTAGATGCGCTGTAG
- the LOC112901099 gene encoding pumilio homolog 1-like isoform X1: protein MAPFGDGGGDGEAGRAWDPLRSGSAPPTMEGAAAAVAVAAEGMFGGGGSGASFFSGMDGLGFGARLDEVSRRRGAAGAQEHFGNSASLSVGPPGLLLNGPGDLDEQQFRKGIVHNGGAMANYSTFDMRSLWTDMDPDNAEYRRNVQNRFMSNIQKMNVNRDLNASYMSDSDLSDALSGLKLSNNRVMDEWNHGDELLDELLKRQRDFCTKIGDDNQRPLVGNVFGSPRSDLRLPPIYGDGILRRQTSALDGSNVSRMSRHHLKDVDHLSLAEQLAMMRSGNLPRGVNLSRNTAMSNMINPMNNRYNNISTRDLDYVRNRRAFLEDLLAQEYLQDDNLLYNDSGIYHDEPRFPRARMQRSGSHFHPNPGNIQSHGDRQSRLFSFNRKATFRNIGSQFYHDNTLANYLDVPSLDNADRNGADSVDLVDVLGHVKEVSMDQYGSRFIQQKLENASPDEREKIFPEILSNAIALTTDVFGNYVIQKFFEFATESQLIQLADQLEGHILQLSLQMYGCRVVQKVLEVVDMDRKINIVHELKNSVLKCIGDQNGNHVIQKCIECVPEDRIPFVIEPILSQILVLCTHQYGCRVIQRVLEHCHDPATQSAIMNEIVQQTFHLTDDKFGNYVVQHVLDHGKPEERSSIIQKLSGQVVILSKQKFASNVIEKCLANGTPEERDSFIGEIISSGQTFQELMKDQFGNYVVQRVLQTCDDKYLEMILSSIKLHLSELKNYTYGKHIVARVEKLIVTGEKRARMVSQSSQQQQSPICTAVDAL, encoded by the exons atggcTCCCTTCGGCGACGGCGGTGGGGATGGCGAGGCGGGGCGGGCTTGGGACCCGCTGCGCAGCGGCAGCGCGCCTCCGACGAtggagggcgcggcggcggcggtggcggtggcggcggagggtatgtttggcggcggcggcagcggggcgTCGTTCTTCTCCGGGATGGACGGGCTCGGGTTCGGCGCGAGGCTCGACGAGGTCAGCAGGCGCCGCGGGGCCGCCGGAGCGCAG GAACATTTTGGTAATTCTGCATCTTTATCTGTGGGACCACCAGGCCTCCTGCTTAATGGTCCAGGAGACTTGGATGAGCAGCAGTTTCGAAAGGGCATAGTTCATAACGGTGGTGCTATGGCGAACTACTCTACATTTGATATGCGTTCCCTTTGGACAGACATGGATCCAGACAATGCTGAATATCGCAGAAATGTCCAGAATCGCTTCATGTCGAACATACAGAAAATGAATGTCAATAGGGATCTTAATGCTTCCTACATGTCTGATTCTGACCTTTCAGATGCTTTATCTGGGTTGAAGCTGTCTAATAATAGAGTAATGGATGAATGGAATCATGGCGATGAGCTTCTAGATGAACTACTCAAGCGTCAAAGAGATTTCTGTACTAAAATTGGTGATGATAACCAAAGACCTTTGGTTGGTAATGTTTTTGGCTCACCTAGGTCGGATTTGCGTCTGCCACCAATATATGGAGATGGTATTTTACGCAGGCAGACCAGTGCATTAGATGGTTCCAATGTTTCAAGGATGAGTCGCCATCACTTGAAGGATGTTGATCACTTATCTTTGGCTGAACAGCTAGCTATGATGCGATCTGGCAACTTGCCTAGAGGAGTTAATCTTTCTCGCAACACAGCTATGTCTAATATGATCAACCCCATGAACAATAGATACAATAACATTAGCACTAGAGACTTGGATTATGTTAGGAATCGAAGGGCGTTCCTTGAGGATCTACTTGCGCAAGAATATCTGCAGGATGATAATCTATTGTATAATGATAGCGGGATCTATCATGATGAGCCTCGTTTTCCCCGTGCAAGAATGCAAAGATCTGGATCCCATTTTCATCCCAACCCGGGGAACATCCAATCTCATGGTGATAGGCAATCAAGGCTATTTTCCTTTAACAGAAAGGCAACTTTTAGAAATATTGGATCACAGTTCTATCACGATAATACATTAGCAAACTACCTGGATGTGCCTTCTTTGGATAATGCAGATAGAAATGGTGCTGATTCAGTGGATCTGGTTGATGTACTGGGCCATGTCAAGGAAGTTAG TATGGATCAATATGGGAGCCGGTTTATTCAGCAAAAACTTGAAAATGCATCACCTGATGAAAGGGAGAAAATATTCCCAGAGATATTATCCAATGCAATTGCTCTAACAACTGATGTTTTTGGCAATTATGTTATCCAGAAG TTTTTCGAGTTCGCTACAGAAAGTCAATTAATCCAATTGGCAGATCAGCTCGAAGGTCACATTTTGCAACTCAGCCTCCAGATGTATGGTTGCAGAGTAGTTCAGAAG GTTTTGGAAGTAGTTGACATGGATCGGAAGATCAATATTGTTCATGAGCTCAAGAATTCTGTTCTGAAATGTATTGGTGATCAGAATGGTAACCATGTCATCCAGAAATGCATTGAGTGTGTTCCTGAAGACCGTATTCCATTTGTTATTGAGCCTATTCTTTCACAAATTCTTGTTCTTTGTACCCATCAATATGGCTGCAGAGTTATTCAG AGAGTTCTGGAGCATTGCCATGATCCAGCGACTCAAAGTGCTATCATGAATGAAATTGTGCAGCAAACCTTCCATTTGACAGATGATAAATTTGGGAACTATGTTGTTCAA CATGTTTTGGACCACGGGAAGCCAGAAGAGCGTTCATCCATTATTCAAAAGCTCTCTGGACAAGTGGTGATCTTGAGCAAGCAAAAGTTTGCTTCCAATGTCATTGAGAAATGTTTGGCTAATGGAACTCCTGAAGAACGTGATAGCTTTATTGGAGAAATCATTTCTTCTGGTCAAACATTTCAG GAATTGATGAAAGATCAGTTTGGTAACTATGTTGTACAGAGAGTCCTTCAGACTTGTGATGACAAGTACCTAGAGATGATCCTTTCAAGCATCAAGTTACACTTGAGTGAGCTGAAGAATTACACATACGGGAAGCATATTGTTGCACGTGTTGAGAAGCTAATTGTTACAGGAG AGAAACGTGCAAGGATGGTGTCCCAGAGTTCCCAACAACAGCAGTCTCCGATCTGTACAGCTGTAGATGCGCTGTAG